A window from Macadamia integrifolia cultivar HAES 741 unplaced genomic scaffold, SCU_Mint_v3 scaffold1006, whole genome shotgun sequence encodes these proteins:
- the LOC122062374 gene encoding uncharacterized protein LOC122062374, with protein sequence MSDQQISLLLDWKGSSLELSVVHAKCLRAEHRFLWTDLVAGMSSNPRMIIGDFNAVLVDHERWGSGRFCLGATTEFRAMVDATSMIQAPSTGRKFTWPNNRRRGNVLAVLDRTFLNEAWMELFDNYSQHILQLFASDHAPLLVCSGMTTKSQNRPFRINKFWMEHPNFFDMVCNSWRPSVTGSDTFILGQKLKRLKIVMKLWSRETFPHLDHEVSISQSQLDQIQKRIEEEGHSEELFDLEADVKTRFLKASKYQEKLRQQKSRIRWLRDGDKCLRFFHVMAKVKRAKNYISSIVKEDGETISDQGLLGTILLSSMKTFIDAWT encoded by the coding sequence ATGTCTGATCAACAGATTTCTCTGTTATTGGATTGGAAGGGTTCAAGTCTTGAGCTCTCGGTGGTTCATGCTAAATGCTTGAGAGCTGAGCACAGATTTCTATGGACGGACTTGGTGGCAGGTATGTCAAGTAATCCAAGAATGATCATTGGTGACTTCAATGCAGTCCTAGTTGATCATGAAAGGTGGGGATCAGGTAGATTCTGCTTAGGGGCGACAACTGAATTCAGAGCTATGGTTGATGCTACTTCAATGATTCAGGCTCCGTCCACTGGTAGGAAATTCACCTGGCCAAAtaacagaagaagagggaacGTATTGGCTGTCCTAGATAGGACTTTTCTAAATGAAGCTTGGATGGAGTTATTTGATAACTATTCACAGCATATCCTCCAGCTATTTGCCTCTGACCATGCGCCTTTGCTTGTATGTTCGGGCATGACCACAAAATCTCAGAACCGACCCTTCCGCATcaataaattttggatggagcatCCTAATTTTTTTGATATGGTTTGTAATTCTTGGAGGCCTAGTGTAACTGGATCAGACACTTTTATTCTAGGCCAGAAgctcaaaagattaaaaattgtTATGAAATTGTGGTCGCGAGAGACCTTCCCTCACCTAGACCATGAGGTTTCCATTTCTCAATCTCAACTAGATCAAATTCAGAAAAGAATTGAGGAAGAGGGGCATTCTGAGGAGTTATTTGATCTTGAGGCTGACGTCAAAACAAGATTCTTAAAAGCCTCTAAATACCAGGAGAAGCTGCGCCAACAAAAATCCAGAATAAGATGGCTTCGAGATGGTGATAAATGCTTGAGATTTTTTCATGTCATGGCCAAAGTGAAAAGGGCTAAGAATTACATTTCTAGCATTGTTAAAGAAGATGGTGAGACTATTTCTGATCAAGGTCTTCTGGGGACCATATTGCTCAGTTCTATGAAGACTTTCATAGATGCGTGGACCTAG
- the LOC122062364 gene encoding salicylic acid-binding protein 2-like has product MSIVVVLVLLQLLPANGQPRQCNFKQRSRSPPKPNNGLGHIVLVHGAGQGEWFWYKVTPILEAAGYKVTTVQLGPSVTMDVDSLENVSFSSYSQPLFDLLECIDHKALLVPHSAGGFNIAVGMEKHPNKILAGVFIAAYMPDTTHSMSYVLDQGANYTEGWQDTCIVKSGSTT; this is encoded by the exons ATGTCCATAGTGGTGGTCCTTGTGCTGTTGCAGCTCTTGCCTGCCAATGGACAACCACGTCAATGCAACTTcaaacaaaggtcacgaagccCTCCAAAGCCcaacaatgggttgggtcaTATTGTTCTTGTACATGGTGCAGGTCAAGGAGAATGGTTCTGGTACAAGGTTACACCAATATTGGAGGCCGCAGGCTATAAAGTGACAACCGTCCAACTTGGACCTTCAGTGACCATGGATGTGGATTCATTAGAAAACGTTTCGTTTTCGAGTTACTCACAGCCATTGTTTGATCTGTTGGAATGCATAGACCACAAGGCTTTGCTTGTGCCTCACAGTGCAGGAGGATTCAATATTGCTGTTGGAATGGAGAAGCACCCCAACAAGATACTTGCAGGTGTCTTTATTGCTGCTTACATGCCTGATACTACACACAGCATGTCCTATGTCCTCGATCAG GGAGCGAACTATACAGAAGGATGGCAAGACACCTGTATTGTGAAAAGTGGAAGCACCACATAG